The following coding sequences lie in one Labrus bergylta chromosome 5, fLabBer1.1, whole genome shotgun sequence genomic window:
- the LOC109998270 gene encoding protein SSUH2 homolog isoform X2 → MDERPDFLGSCDPTIPEEGPSAPPPGWLDDVHGYQGHKGGENDNPLYPPPPAYNPTPELDRNTSVPNVRVPIVSEDVAREALLKYVESKWKYSAKPARNLTFKELKPVTVYRYRLETYTETRTSSWQFEHYNGQPVDGPQYGVSPAPWDIPVVLPERFTDRVEQLRVPHSSVIKVCHKCHGCGRTRCGSCFGKGQKRCTFCHGHGHTRNRRCTSCHGRGRKRCISCQGHGFKTCTVCHGSQNLLHFILLTVTWKNNVEDFIPDRQPDFPDKKFEGVTGDPFFVDENVLVYPIQGFPDDEICAVSRTMINQHLNKFSSTSRILQQRQTIEMVPLTHAYYTYSGKDYSYFVYGTENKVFAAKYPTACSIL, encoded by the exons GTTCATGTGATCCTACCATACCAGAGGAGGGACCGTCAGCGCCCCCACCTGGCTGGTTGGACGATGTACATGGATACCAGGGCCACAAAGGAGGAG AGAATGATAACCCGTTGTATCCTCCTCCACCTGCGTATAACCCCACGCCTGAACTGGACAGGAACACGTCTGTGCCCAATGTCAG GGTCCCTATAGTGTCAGAGGATGTGGCCAGAGAGGCCTTGCTCAAGTATGTGGAATCAAAATGGAAGTACAGCGCGAAACCTGCCAGAAACCTCACCTTCAAGGAGCTCAAACCCGTCACCGTGTACAGG tATCGACTGGAGACCTACACCGAGACGAGGACCAGCTCCTGGCAGTTTGAGCACTACAATG GACAGCCGGTGGACGGTCCCCAGTACGGGGTGAGTCCTGCACCCTGGGACATTCCTGTAGTGTTACCTGAGAGATTCACTGACAGGGTGGAGCAGCTCCGCGTGCCGCACTCGTCAGTCATCAAG gtgtgtcacAAGTGTCACGGCTGTGGAAGGACTCGCTGTGGTAGCTGCTTCGGTAAAGGCCAG AAGCGTTGCACTTTCTGTCACGGTCACGGTCACACCAGGAATAGGCGTTGCACCTCCTGTCACGGCAGAGGTCGCAAGAG GTGTATTTCCTGTCAGGGCCACGGCTTCAAGACCTGCACTGTTTGTCACGGCAGCCAAAACCTGCTGCACTTCATCCTGCTCACAGTGACATG gaaGAACAACGTTGAGGATTTCATTCCGGACCGTCAGCCCGACTTTCCAGACAAGAAGTTTGAGGGGGTGACGGGAGATCCTTTCTTTGTGGATGAAAACGTTCTG GTGTATCCTATCCAGGGCTTCCCCGATGACGAGATCTGTGCTGTTTCTAGAACCATGATAAACCAACATCTCAATAAATTCAGCTCCACCAGCCGCATCCTGCAGCAG CGTCAGACCATCGAGATGGTTCCTCTGACTCACGCTTATTACACCTACAGCGGGAAAGACTACAGCTACTTTGTCTACGGGACGGAGAACAAAGTGTTTGCCGCCAAATATCCCACAGCGTGCTCGATTCTATAA
- the LOC109998270 gene encoding protein SSUH2 homolog isoform X1, whose product MDERPDFLGSCDPTIPEEGPSAPPPGWLDDVHGYQGHKGGENDNPLYPPPPAYNPTPELDRNTSVPNVRVPIVSEDVAREALLKYVESKWKYSAKPARNLTFKELKPVTVYRYRLETYTETRTSSWQFEHYNGQPVDGPQYGVSPAPWDIPVVLPERFTDRVEQLRVPHSSVIKVCHKCHGCGRTRCGSCFGKGQSRCSSCHGSGFRNKPGNHKNSGRTRCTFCHGRGRRRCISCQGHGFKTCTVCHGSQNLLHFILLTVTWKNNVEDFIPDRQPDFPDKKFEGVTGDPFFVDENVLVYPIQGFPDDEICAVSRTMINQHLNKFSSTSRILQQRQTIEMVPLTHAYYTYSGKDYSYFVYGTENKVFAAKYPTACSIL is encoded by the exons GTTCATGTGATCCTACCATACCAGAGGAGGGACCGTCAGCGCCCCCACCTGGCTGGTTGGACGATGTACATGGATACCAGGGCCACAAAGGAGGAG AGAATGATAACCCGTTGTATCCTCCTCCACCTGCGTATAACCCCACGCCTGAACTGGACAGGAACACGTCTGTGCCCAATGTCAG GGTCCCTATAGTGTCAGAGGATGTGGCCAGAGAGGCCTTGCTCAAGTATGTGGAATCAAAATGGAAGTACAGCGCGAAACCTGCCAGAAACCTCACCTTCAAGGAGCTCAAACCCGTCACCGTGTACAGG tATCGACTGGAGACCTACACCGAGACGAGGACCAGCTCCTGGCAGTTTGAGCACTACAATG GACAGCCGGTGGACGGTCCCCAGTACGGGGTGAGTCCTGCACCCTGGGACATTCCTGTAGTGTTACCTGAGAGATTCACTGACAGGGTGGAGCAGCTCCGCGTGCCGCACTCGTCAGTCATCAAG gtgtgtcacAAGTGTCACGGCTGTGGAAGGACTCGCTGTGGTAGCTGCTTCGGTAAAGGCCAG AGTCGTTGCTCTAGCTGTCATGGCAGCGGTTTCAGAAATAAGCCGGGCAATCACAAGAACTCTGGGAGAACGCGTTGTACTTTCTGTCACGGGAGAGGCCGTAGGAG GTGTATTTCCTGTCAGGGCCACGGCTTCAAGACCTGCACTGTTTGTCACGGCAGCCAAAACCTGCTGCACTTCATCCTGCTCACAGTGACATG gaaGAACAACGTTGAGGATTTCATTCCGGACCGTCAGCCCGACTTTCCAGACAAGAAGTTTGAGGGGGTGACGGGAGATCCTTTCTTTGTGGATGAAAACGTTCTG GTGTATCCTATCCAGGGCTTCCCCGATGACGAGATCTGTGCTGTTTCTAGAACCATGATAAACCAACATCTCAATAAATTCAGCTCCACCAGCCGCATCCTGCAGCAG CGTCAGACCATCGAGATGGTTCCTCTGACTCACGCTTATTACACCTACAGCGGGAAAGACTACAGCTACTTTGTCTACGGGACGGAGAACAAAGTGTTTGCCGCCAAATATCCCACAGCGTGCTCGATTCTATAA